The following proteins come from a genomic window of Hymenobacter canadensis:
- a CDS encoding glycoside hydrolase family 16 protein — MTLRMPPRHLAAAVAAGLLLLGGAASAQTKAKPAKAPSYSFKELVWSDEFDKPGLPDSVKWTYDVGGTGWGNQEEQFYTKARRENARVENGHLVIEARKEALNDKNAYTSARLVSRAKGGGSLTYGRVEVRAQLPAARGTWPAIWMLPDDWKYGDKSWPANGEIDIMEYVGYRPEVVQASTHSKKYYFRLNNQKTDSVRVPTATTAFHDYAMEWTPETITVFVDNKPYFTSRNEHTGWEAWPWDHPFHLLLNVAVGGEWGGLKGIDQTAFPQKMLVDYVRFYKMRQR, encoded by the coding sequence GCGGCGCGGCCAGCGCCCAGACCAAAGCCAAGCCGGCAAAAGCGCCCAGCTATAGCTTCAAGGAGCTGGTCTGGAGCGACGAATTTGATAAGCCCGGCCTGCCCGACTCGGTGAAGTGGACCTACGACGTGGGTGGCACCGGCTGGGGCAACCAGGAAGAGCAGTTCTACACCAAAGCCCGCCGCGAAAACGCCCGCGTCGAAAACGGCCATCTCGTCATCGAGGCCCGCAAGGAAGCCCTCAACGACAAGAACGCCTACACCTCAGCCCGGCTGGTGTCGCGCGCCAAGGGCGGCGGCAGCCTCACCTACGGCCGCGTAGAGGTGCGGGCCCAGCTGCCCGCCGCCCGCGGCACCTGGCCCGCCATCTGGATGCTGCCCGACGACTGGAAGTACGGCGACAAAAGCTGGCCCGCCAACGGCGAAATCGACATCATGGAGTACGTGGGCTACCGGCCGGAAGTGGTGCAGGCGTCCACGCACAGCAAGAAGTACTACTTCCGCCTCAACAATCAGAAAACCGACTCCGTCCGCGTGCCGACGGCCACCACGGCCTTCCACGACTACGCCATGGAATGGACGCCTGAAACCATCACGGTTTTTGTCGACAACAAGCCCTACTTCACCAGCCGCAACGAGCACACCGGCTGGGAAGCCTGGCCCTGGGACCATCCGTTTCATCTGCTGCTGAACGTGGCCGTGGGCGGCGAGTGGGGCGGCCTGAAAGGCATCGACCAGACGGCCTTCCCGCAAAAAATGCTCGTGGACTACGTGCGCTTCTACAAGATGCGCCAGCGCTAA
- a CDS encoding helix-turn-helix domain-containing protein, whose protein sequence is MGRQRQFFRLSAAEQQELQHYLLLPALLRRQTNRAHTLLDWHAGLSAAESAEHLAMTEGRVYALRRAYQRQGLTAYLNTQPGGGAPTKLTPAVESALLALLSRRSADAPRRWTLRQLAAYLVAQGHTKSICPVTVGKALHRLQLLLPGAATSAGMRAA, encoded by the coding sequence ATGGGCCGCCAAAGACAGTTTTTTCGGTTGTCGGCTGCCGAGCAGCAGGAACTGCAGCACTACCTGCTGCTGCCCGCGCTGCTACGCCGCCAGACCAACCGCGCCCACACCCTGCTCGACTGGCACGCCGGCCTTTCCGCCGCCGAATCGGCCGAGCACCTGGCCATGACCGAGGGCAGGGTGTATGCGCTGCGGCGGGCCTACCAACGCCAGGGCCTCACGGCCTACCTCAACACCCAGCCGGGCGGCGGGGCGCCTACCAAGCTCACGCCCGCCGTGGAATCGGCCCTATTGGCGCTGCTCTCGCGCCGCAGCGCCGATGCCCCTCGCCGCTGGACGCTACGGCAGTTGGCCGCCTACCTCGTGGCCCAGGGCCACACCAAGTCCATCTGCCCCGTGACGGTGGGCAAGGCCCTGCACCGGCTGCAACTGCTACTGCCCGGTGCCGCTACCAGCGCCGGCATGCGGGCCGCCTGA
- a CDS encoding glycoside hydrolase family 3 N-terminal domain-containing protein, translating into MSFSRIVALSLLAGLLAPAATHAQKARPRQPARTAKTTRPAVAPLTEDAIARQVDALLAQMTLEEKVGQMTQVTIDAVTQGKDRYSSNEPLALDPADLQKVLVDYKIGSVLNSANNRARTPELWYTTVKQMQDVATQKTRLKIPIIYGIDAVHGETYTAGATMFPQEIAQAASRNRALVRRGAEISAYETRASNIPWAFSPVLDLGSDARSPRQWETFGEDPYLISELGVQMVRGYEGDPNNIGDPTKVASSIKHFLGYQVPQSGKDRTNAYISDEALYEYHLPPFRAAVAAGAHTIMINSGLINGVPMHANYALLTTLLKQDLGFKGLAVTDWQDIENLYKRDHFAKDQKDAIRLAINAGIDMSMVPYQYEQFCDNLVALVKEGQVKQERIDDAVRRVLRVKYALNLFQQPNTNRQDYPLFGSKEHEQASYQMAAEAITLLKNTDNILPLKKTSKVLLAGPNANSMRTLNGAWTYSWQGEKTEEFAQQYNTILEAVQKEIGAQNVQHVPGVSYKMDGKYYEEYADKLDEAVAAARNVDVVLLCLGENSYVEKPGDLNDLYLSDLQTQLAQRLLATGKPVVLVLNEGRPRVISRIEPGMKAVVQTYLPGNFGGDALADILFGDVNPSGKLPYTYPRYPNALISYIHKYAEEQSKAEGAYNYEADYNPQYKFGDGLSYTTFRYANLAVDKASLPKTGQLTVSVQVTNSGARAGQEVVHLYSSDLYASLVAPDMRRLRRFEKVALKPGETRTVTFTLPISELSYAGPKGEPVLEAGEFELRIADQTKSIMVTE; encoded by the coding sequence ATGTCTTTTTCCCGAATTGTTGCTCTCTCGCTGCTGGCGGGCCTGTTGGCCCCGGCTGCCACCCACGCCCAGAAGGCGCGGCCCCGCCAGCCGGCCCGCACCGCCAAAACCACCCGGCCGGCCGTAGCCCCGCTCACCGAAGACGCCATTGCCCGGCAGGTAGACGCCCTGCTGGCCCAGATGACGCTGGAAGAGAAAGTGGGCCAGATGACCCAGGTGACCATCGACGCCGTGACCCAGGGCAAGGACCGCTACAGCTCCAACGAGCCGCTGGCTCTGGACCCCGCCGACCTGCAGAAAGTCCTCGTGGATTACAAAATCGGCTCGGTGCTGAACTCGGCCAACAACCGCGCCCGCACGCCCGAGCTCTGGTACACCACCGTGAAGCAGATGCAGGACGTGGCCACCCAGAAAACGCGCCTCAAAATCCCGATTATCTACGGTATTGATGCCGTGCACGGCGAAACCTACACGGCCGGGGCCACCATGTTTCCGCAGGAAATAGCGCAGGCCGCCAGCCGCAACCGCGCCCTGGTGCGCCGCGGCGCCGAAATATCGGCCTACGAAACCCGCGCCAGCAATATTCCCTGGGCCTTTTCGCCGGTGCTGGATCTGGGCTCCGATGCCCGCTCGCCGCGGCAGTGGGAAACCTTCGGCGAAGACCCCTACCTGATTTCCGAGCTAGGCGTGCAGATGGTGCGCGGCTACGAAGGCGACCCGAACAATATCGGCGACCCGACCAAAGTCGCCTCCAGCATCAAGCACTTCCTGGGCTACCAGGTGCCGCAGTCGGGCAAGGACCGCACCAACGCCTACATTTCCGACGAGGCCCTCTACGAGTACCACCTGCCGCCTTTCCGGGCCGCCGTGGCGGCCGGCGCCCACACCATCATGATCAACTCGGGCCTGATCAACGGGGTGCCCATGCACGCCAACTACGCGCTGCTCACCACGCTGCTGAAGCAGGACCTGGGCTTCAAGGGCCTGGCCGTGACTGACTGGCAGGACATCGAGAACCTCTACAAGCGCGACCATTTCGCCAAAGACCAGAAAGACGCCATCCGGCTGGCCATCAACGCCGGCATCGACATGTCGATGGTACCCTACCAATACGAGCAGTTTTGCGACAACCTGGTGGCCCTGGTGAAGGAAGGCCAGGTGAAGCAGGAGCGCATTGATGACGCCGTGCGCCGGGTGCTGCGCGTGAAATACGCCCTCAACCTGTTTCAGCAGCCCAACACCAACCGCCAGGACTACCCGCTGTTCGGCAGCAAAGAGCACGAGCAGGCCAGCTACCAGATGGCCGCCGAAGCCATTACACTGCTCAAGAATACCGACAACATTCTGCCCCTCAAGAAAACCAGCAAGGTGCTGCTGGCTGGCCCCAATGCCAACTCCATGCGCACCCTGAACGGTGCTTGGACCTACTCCTGGCAGGGTGAGAAGACCGAGGAATTTGCCCAGCAGTACAACACCATTCTGGAGGCGGTGCAGAAGGAAATCGGGGCCCAGAACGTGCAGCACGTGCCCGGCGTGAGCTACAAGATGGACGGCAAGTACTACGAGGAGTACGCCGACAAGCTGGACGAAGCCGTGGCCGCCGCCCGCAACGTGGACGTGGTGCTACTCTGCCTCGGCGAAAACTCCTACGTGGAAAAGCCCGGCGACCTGAACGACCTCTACCTCTCCGACCTGCAAACCCAGCTGGCGCAGCGCCTGCTGGCCACCGGCAAGCCCGTGGTGCTGGTGCTCAACGAAGGGCGCCCGCGCGTCATCAGCCGCATCGAGCCGGGCATGAAGGCCGTGGTGCAGACCTACCTGCCCGGCAACTTCGGCGGCGACGCCCTGGCCGACATTCTGTTCGGCGACGTGAACCCCTCCGGCAAGCTGCCCTACACCTACCCACGCTACCCCAACGCCCTCATTTCCTACATCCACAAGTACGCCGAGGAGCAAAGCAAGGCCGAGGGCGCCTACAACTACGAAGCCGACTACAACCCGCAGTACAAGTTCGGCGACGGCCTGAGCTACACCACATTCCGCTACGCCAACCTTGCCGTAGACAAGGCCTCGCTGCCCAAAACCGGCCAGCTCACGGTATCGGTGCAGGTGACCAACAGCGGCGCCCGAGCCGGCCAGGAGGTCGTGCACCTCTACTCCTCCGACCTCTACGCCAGCCTGGTAGCCCCCGACATGCGCCGCCTGCGCCGCTTTGAGAAGGTGGCCCTCAAGCCCGGCGAAACCCGCACGGTCACGTTCACGCTGCCCATTTCGGAGCTGAGCTATGCCGGCCCCAAAGGCGAGCCGGTGCTGGAAGCCGGCGAGTTTGAACTGCGCATCGCCGACCAGACCAAGAGCATCATGGTAACAGAGTAG
- a CDS encoding porin family protein, with amino-acid sequence MKFQLLLAVFGLSISAVVAQEREQEYVVTTAGDTLRGHVLLVGAQQQIIRLRQSNGTTADFTPKQAHSYGNNNGASWVSQPIGPGGAPQFVAPLVQGPVSLYSGEDATGKKRYFIQPRDSAYVVLVPPGTARLAYMRLLPGCAKFDFAYSKIERTYPYTYSGQTRLVQDYNACRYPQQTTTRMTSPRGAQTHLGVKAGIHTTRFNFPNLTALEQRKMQLSYQVGLSMLITGKSHLAVQLEANYLSARGEYGPVNQYNGNAFYTTTRTLVINYGQLQVPLLLRYNIGAGNVRPYLNAGPIYAFNINRRSEDVYQDSNKPTPTRLALNIHGSNSIGGAAGIGVLIQKQGLPLFTIETRIDHLVDSGASVGSTPNHTSLRLDFGLLF; translated from the coding sequence GTGAAATTTCAACTTCTACTTGCAGTTTTTGGTCTATCGATTAGCGCGGTTGTCGCACAGGAAAGAGAACAGGAATATGTAGTAACCACAGCTGGCGACACGTTGCGAGGACACGTGTTGCTAGTGGGCGCCCAACAGCAAATCATTCGGCTTCGCCAATCCAACGGAACTACCGCTGACTTCACCCCCAAACAAGCCCACAGCTATGGCAATAATAATGGCGCTTCGTGGGTAAGTCAGCCTATCGGGCCGGGTGGCGCGCCGCAGTTTGTAGCGCCGCTTGTTCAAGGGCCGGTAAGCTTATACTCCGGGGAAGATGCCACCGGCAAGAAGCGCTACTTCATCCAGCCCAGAGATTCAGCTTACGTTGTACTGGTACCGCCCGGCACGGCCCGCTTGGCATATATGCGTTTGCTACCCGGCTGCGCCAAATTCGATTTCGCTTACAGCAAAATTGAACGTACCTACCCGTACACCTACAGCGGCCAGACACGGCTGGTGCAGGATTATAACGCCTGCCGCTATCCGCAACAAACTACTACACGCATGACTAGCCCACGCGGGGCGCAAACCCACTTGGGAGTAAAAGCCGGGATTCATACGACCCGGTTTAACTTTCCAAACCTCACGGCGCTTGAACAGCGGAAAATGCAGCTCAGCTATCAGGTCGGGCTTTCAATGCTCATTACGGGCAAGTCGCACTTGGCTGTTCAGCTAGAAGCAAACTATCTGAGTGCCCGTGGAGAATATGGCCCTGTAAATCAATACAACGGCAACGCGTTTTATACCACCACCAGGACACTGGTGATAAACTATGGGCAACTTCAGGTACCCCTGCTGCTACGCTATAACATCGGTGCTGGCAACGTGCGGCCTTACCTGAATGCGGGGCCTATCTACGCATTCAACATCAATCGTCGTTCCGAAGATGTTTACCAAGACTCCAACAAGCCCACACCAACTCGCCTAGCTCTTAACATTCACGGCAGCAACAGCATAGGTGGCGCGGCGGGCATTGGGGTTCTCATCCAGAAGCAAGGGTTACCGTTGTTCACCATCGAAACCCGGATTGACCATCTGGTTGATAGTGGCGCCTCCGTTGGTTCGACTCCCAATCATACTTCGTTGCGCCTCGATTTTGGCTTACTGTTCTAG
- a CDS encoding ABC1 kinase family protein, whose amino-acid sequence MFKQTISNLTRIRQVAEVLIRYGFEDVVTSTPLRRLVTRSRRLSWQEGEQAVFETTRWQRIRMIIEELGPTFIKLAQAMSNRADLLPQPLIDEFEKLQSNVPPFDVQEAKAIIEREMGQPLEEVFAEFDDVPLGSASIGQVHRARLLTGEEVVVKVQRPGVPEKVRSDLALLNELVRLTAGFLRKQGLSNPQDVVDAFERSMTKELDYTSEARSMEQFRTLYENYETFYIPKPYRELSTARILVIEFVSGCKITDKPQLLEWGLSPEKVAETGMDIYLTQIFEFGIFHADPHPGNVLVRSDGTLVLIDFGMVGKLSKQQKYAFAGVFIGMARQDPRGMALSFRRLALTSDIPDMRAFEASLGELIEDFATLDVKDMSMSDLADALQNVIYNYKLQVPGAVFLILRALVILEGIGKVLHPRFNTFEFVRPYGARIVAEQYSAENILSEAEYTGTQLLALIQTLPADIRQIVRKISRGDLRVRIELSGYQLLLHKADQLVSRGILAAVSVALILFAGLSLLGRYPAGQMPYYRGLPIVTWYSLGLAAFLLLILFILGTKKERRPE is encoded by the coding sequence ATGTTCAAGCAAACGATATCCAACCTGACCCGCATCCGGCAAGTGGCGGAAGTGCTGATCCGCTACGGCTTCGAGGACGTGGTGACGAGCACGCCGCTGCGGCGCCTAGTCACGCGCAGCCGGCGCCTCTCGTGGCAGGAGGGCGAGCAGGCCGTGTTTGAAACCACGCGCTGGCAGCGGATTCGGATGATTATCGAGGAGCTGGGGCCCACGTTCATCAAGCTGGCGCAGGCCATGAGCAACCGCGCCGACCTGCTGCCGCAGCCGCTGATTGATGAGTTTGAGAAGCTGCAGAGCAACGTGCCGCCGTTTGATGTGCAGGAGGCCAAGGCCATCATCGAGCGGGAGATGGGCCAGCCGCTGGAGGAGGTGTTTGCGGAGTTCGACGACGTGCCGCTGGGCTCGGCCAGCATCGGGCAGGTGCACCGGGCGCGGCTACTCACGGGCGAGGAAGTGGTGGTGAAAGTGCAGCGCCCCGGCGTGCCGGAAAAGGTGCGCTCCGACCTGGCCCTGCTCAACGAGCTGGTGCGCCTCACGGCCGGTTTCCTACGCAAGCAGGGCCTGAGCAACCCCCAGGACGTGGTAGACGCCTTCGAGCGGAGCATGACCAAGGAGCTGGACTACACCTCCGAAGCCCGCAGCATGGAGCAGTTCCGGACGCTCTACGAGAACTACGAAACCTTCTACATTCCGAAGCCCTACCGCGAGCTGAGCACGGCCCGGATCCTGGTGATTGAGTTCGTGAGCGGCTGCAAAATCACGGACAAGCCGCAGCTGCTGGAGTGGGGCCTGAGCCCGGAGAAAGTGGCCGAAACCGGCATGGATATCTACCTGACGCAGATATTCGAGTTCGGCATCTTCCACGCCGACCCGCACCCCGGCAACGTGCTGGTGCGCTCTGACGGCACGCTGGTGCTCATCGACTTCGGGATGGTGGGCAAGCTCAGCAAGCAGCAGAAATACGCCTTTGCGGGCGTGTTCATTGGCATGGCGCGGCAGGACCCGCGCGGTATGGCCCTGAGCTTCCGGCGGCTGGCCCTCACCTCGGATATTCCAGATATGCGGGCGTTTGAGGCGTCGCTGGGCGAGCTGATTGAGGATTTCGCCACGCTCGATGTCAAGGACATGAGCATGTCGGATCTGGCCGACGCGCTGCAGAACGTCATCTACAACTACAAGCTGCAGGTACCGGGCGCGGTGTTCCTGATTCTGCGGGCTCTCGTAATTCTGGAGGGCATTGGCAAGGTGCTGCACCCGCGCTTCAACACGTTCGAGTTCGTGCGGCCCTACGGGGCGCGCATCGTGGCCGAGCAGTATTCGGCCGAAAACATACTGAGCGAAGCCGAGTACACCGGCACCCAGCTGCTGGCCCTGATTCAGACGCTGCCGGCCGATATCCGGCAGATTGTGCGCAAAATCTCGCGCGGCGACCTGCGCGTGCGTATCGAGCTGAGCGGCTACCAGCTGCTGCTGCACAAAGCCGATCAGCTGGTGAGCCGCGGCATTCTGGCGGCCGTGTCGGTGGCGCTGATCCTGTTTGCCGGGCTGAGCTTACTGGGCCGCTACCCGGCCGGCCAGATGCCCTACTACCGCGGCCTGCCCATCGTGACGTGGTATAGCCTGGGGCTGGCGGCGTTCCTGCTGCTGATTCTGTTTATTCTGGGCACCAAGAAGGAGCGGCGGCCGGAGTAG
- a CDS encoding phasin family protein, which produces MEDLFKKFVNAGVGFVSLTTDRVQKTIDTLVKESKLSEKEGAKIMDELKKNGETKRKELEKQVQGLAAKMMKTVGVAPNSEVEELKRTVKGSAKSSSASAASAKPAAKAPASKTASAAKGAVASATSKAASAVKKAADKTSAAAGKTQKSAAGTAGAAKKEENKAAGAASSQANS; this is translated from the coding sequence ATGGAAGATCTATTTAAGAAGTTCGTTAACGCCGGCGTAGGCTTTGTTTCGCTCACCACCGACCGGGTGCAGAAGACCATCGACACGCTGGTGAAGGAGAGCAAGCTGTCGGAGAAGGAAGGGGCTAAGATCATGGACGAGCTGAAGAAAAACGGCGAAACCAAGCGTAAGGAGCTGGAAAAGCAGGTGCAGGGTCTGGCCGCCAAAATGATGAAAACGGTAGGCGTGGCGCCAAACTCCGAGGTGGAGGAGCTGAAGCGCACCGTGAAAGGCAGCGCCAAGTCGTCGTCGGCTTCGGCCGCTTCGGCCAAGCCAGCAGCCAAGGCTCCGGCCAGCAAAACAGCTTCGGCCGCTAAAGGCGCCGTAGCCAGCGCCACCAGCAAAGCCGCTTCCGCTGTGAAGAAGGCCGCTGACAAAACCAGCGCTGCTGCCGGTAAAACCCAGAAATCGGCCGCCGGCACGGCTGGTGCCGCCAAGAAGGAAGAGAACAAGGCAGCCGGCGCGGCTTCGTCGCAGGCTAACTCGTAG
- a CDS encoding alpha/beta hydrolase, producing MPSPQHLLLKQFLAAATGPLARQRPRLTTMRLAVEAAALFQFVPWNVFLEETNVEGMAAEWLRPAGAPTERVLLYLHGGGYVLGSLNTHRSLVGALARSCRLNTLAIDYRKAPEYPFPAALDDARLAYDWLLAQGYAPQSIMVAGDSAGGGLALSLLLHLRDAGQPLPAAAIGLSPWTDLVLPTAVLRQVCREESQLLEALEIRGWGGMYAHETPLAHPLLSPVRAHLHDLPPLLIQISDAEVLHDDVLRFTAKAQAAGVPVTLQVFGGLVHWWHLFWRFVPEARQALEQAGDFVRGVWAAQQAAQTLAKRAGQQARVAAPQRLRPAH from the coding sequence ATGCCTTCTCCTCAGCACCTGCTGCTTAAGCAGTTTCTGGCGGCGGCCACCGGCCCGCTTGCCCGTCAGCGCCCCCGCCTGACCACCATGCGGCTGGCCGTAGAGGCCGCCGCCCTGTTTCAGTTTGTGCCCTGGAATGTGTTTCTGGAAGAAACTAACGTGGAGGGTATGGCCGCCGAGTGGCTGCGCCCGGCCGGCGCGCCCACCGAGCGGGTCCTGCTGTATCTGCACGGCGGTGGCTACGTGCTGGGCTCCCTCAATACGCACCGCTCGCTGGTGGGTGCGCTGGCCCGCAGCTGCCGGCTCAATACCCTGGCCATCGACTACCGCAAAGCGCCCGAATACCCGTTCCCGGCGGCCCTCGACGATGCCCGGCTGGCCTACGACTGGCTGCTGGCCCAGGGCTATGCCCCGCAGAGTATTATGGTCGCCGGCGACTCGGCCGGGGGCGGGCTGGCGCTGTCGTTGCTGCTGCACCTGCGCGACGCCGGCCAGCCGCTGCCCGCCGCAGCCATCGGCCTCTCGCCCTGGACTGATTTGGTGCTGCCCACCGCCGTACTCCGGCAGGTGTGCCGCGAGGAAAGCCAGCTGCTTGAAGCCCTCGAAATCCGCGGCTGGGGCGGCATGTACGCCCACGAAACGCCGCTGGCTCACCCGCTGCTCTCGCCGGTGCGCGCCCACCTCCACGACCTGCCCCCGCTGCTGATTCAGATTTCCGACGCCGAAGTGCTGCACGATGACGTGCTGCGGTTCACGGCAAAGGCGCAAGCCGCCGGCGTGCCCGTGACGCTGCAGGTATTCGGCGGGCTGGTGCACTGGTGGCACCTGTTCTGGCGCTTTGTGCCCGAGGCCCGGCAGGCGCTGGAGCAGGCGGGGGACTTCGTGCGTGGCGTCTGGGCCGCCCAGCAGGCCGCCCAGACCCTGGCCAAACGCGCCGGCCAGCAGGCCCGGGTGGCCGCCCCTCAGCGCCTTCGCCCTGCTCACTAA
- a CDS encoding aspartyl protease family protein encodes MPARWFCFLLLLLRVAPAGVCLVLLLGAASGARAQSLEGPFRLENSGRRQVRLPFYFQRNLIIVEVKLNGEGPYNFLLDTGVATSIVTDPSLTPLLRLRPGAEVYRVAGVGEEEPLEAHYADSIRVTLPGIVAPNLPFLVLSADVLNLSGYVGMPIHGILGYDFFRSFVVEIEPSATQLLLHAPARYQPRRGRRWTKVPLTLERRKPYLTVPVSLTDSLTLPLKLVLDTGAGHALSIETTSDPRLRVPDKRLRSQLGRGLSGAINGYLGRVQGLQLGRYQLQTLLTSFPEANSAALRTDVPRNGNIGFELLKRFDLVIDYSRRAVWLRPNALYHDPFEHDMCGLELLATGQDYRNYIVMQIEAGSPAALAGIQPKDELLSVNLQPAAAISLTELSRLFHSGNGRMLLLVLRRPDGELYTTQVRLQRKI; translated from the coding sequence ATGCCCGCCCGCTGGTTTTGCTTCCTGCTGTTGCTGCTGCGTGTCGCGCCCGCCGGGGTGTGCCTGGTTTTGCTGCTTGGGGCGGCCTCTGGTGCCCGCGCCCAGAGTCTTGAGGGGCCTTTCCGCCTGGAAAACTCCGGCCGGCGCCAGGTGCGTCTGCCGTTCTACTTTCAGCGCAACCTCATTATTGTGGAGGTGAAGCTGAACGGCGAAGGCCCCTATAATTTCCTGCTCGATACCGGGGTGGCCACCTCTATCGTCACCGACCCCAGCCTGACGCCGCTGCTGCGCCTCAGGCCCGGCGCCGAGGTGTACCGGGTGGCGGGCGTGGGGGAGGAGGAGCCTCTCGAAGCCCACTACGCCGACAGCATCCGCGTGACGCTGCCCGGCATTGTGGCGCCCAACCTGCCGTTTCTGGTGCTCTCGGCCGACGTGCTGAACCTGTCGGGCTACGTGGGCATGCCCATTCACGGGATTCTGGGCTACGACTTCTTCCGCAGCTTCGTGGTGGAAATCGAGCCCAGTGCCACCCAGCTGCTGCTCCACGCGCCTGCCCGCTACCAGCCACGCCGCGGCCGCCGCTGGACTAAGGTGCCCCTGACGCTGGAGCGGCGCAAGCCCTACCTGACGGTGCCTGTCAGCCTGACCGACTCGCTTACGCTGCCGCTCAAGCTGGTGCTCGATACCGGCGCCGGCCACGCGCTGTCCATCGAAACCACTTCCGACCCGCGGCTGCGCGTGCCCGACAAGCGACTTCGCTCGCAGCTGGGTCGGGGCCTGAGCGGGGCCATCAACGGCTACCTGGGCCGGGTGCAGGGCCTGCAGCTGGGCCGCTACCAGCTGCAGACGCTGCTCACGTCGTTTCCGGAAGCCAACAGCGCCGCCCTGCGCACCGACGTGCCCCGCAACGGCAACATCGGGTTTGAACTGCTCAAGCGCTTCGATCTGGTGATAGACTACTCGCGCCGCGCGGTGTGGCTGCGGCCCAATGCCCTCTACCACGACCCATTTGAGCACGACATGTGCGGCTTGGAACTGCTGGCTACCGGCCAGGACTATCGCAACTACATTGTGATGCAGATTGAGGCCGGCTCGCCGGCGGCCCTGGCCGGTATTCAGCCCAAAGACGAGCTACTGTCCGTGAACCTGCAGCCGGCCGCCGCCATCAGCCTCACCGAGCTCAGCCGCCTCTTCCATTCCGGCAACGGCCGCATGCTGCTGCTGGTGCTGCGCCGCCCCGATGGCGAGCTGTATACCACCCAAGTGCGGCTGCAGCGCAAGATCTGA
- a CDS encoding o-succinylbenzoate synthase, whose protein sequence is MLELQYSRRTLRFNFPARTSRGSLTEHAAWYLHLTDTARPGLQGLGEAAPLAGLSPDFRPDFEARLQALCAAFNQQRFAADTDLEPVLALVEPEWPALRFGLETALLDLHHGGRCQLFSNPFSRGEAGVPINGLVWMGDAAFMRSQIRKKLTEGYSCLKLKIGSLDFATELQLLAEIRAEAGPDELTLRVDANGAFAPAEAPAKLEQLARYALHSIEQPIAAGQWAAMAEVCRQSPVPVALDEELIGVTDPARQAEMLHEIRPAYIILKPTLVGGLAASLAWWQLAEEQGISWWLTSALESNIGLNAVSQLAGEYALPGFPQGLGTGQLYHNNLAAPLHIRAGELTFDPAGAWELPQAGQLD, encoded by the coding sequence ATGCTTGAGCTGCAGTATTCGCGCCGCACGTTGCGCTTCAACTTTCCGGCCCGCACCTCACGCGGGTCCCTCACCGAGCATGCCGCCTGGTACCTGCACCTGACCGATACCGCCCGGCCCGGCCTCCAGGGCCTGGGCGAAGCCGCTCCGCTGGCCGGCCTCAGCCCCGATTTCCGGCCCGATTTCGAGGCGCGCCTACAGGCCTTGTGCGCCGCCTTCAACCAGCAGCGCTTCGCGGCCGATACCGACCTGGAGCCGGTGCTGGCCTTGGTAGAGCCCGAGTGGCCCGCGCTCCGCTTCGGCCTCGAAACCGCCCTGCTCGATTTGCACCACGGCGGCCGGTGCCAGCTGTTCAGCAACCCTTTCAGCCGCGGCGAGGCCGGCGTGCCCATCAATGGCCTGGTCTGGATGGGCGACGCGGCCTTCATGCGCAGCCAGATCCGCAAGAAGCTCACCGAGGGCTACTCCTGCCTGAAGCTGAAAATCGGGAGCCTTGACTTTGCCACCGAACTGCAACTGCTGGCCGAAATCAGGGCCGAGGCCGGGCCCGACGAGCTGACGTTGCGCGTGGATGCCAACGGCGCCTTCGCCCCGGCCGAGGCCCCCGCCAAGCTGGAGCAGCTGGCCCGCTATGCGCTGCACTCCATCGAGCAGCCCATTGCGGCTGGGCAGTGGGCCGCCATGGCCGAGGTGTGCCGCCAGTCGCCGGTGCCGGTGGCGCTGGACGAGGAGCTGATTGGCGTGACGGACCCCGCCCGGCAGGCCGAGATGCTGCACGAAATCCGGCCGGCGTATATCATTCTGAAGCCCACGCTGGTGGGTGGGCTGGCCGCCTCGCTGGCCTGGTGGCAGCTGGCCGAGGAGCAAGGCATCAGCTGGTGGCTGACTTCGGCGCTGGAATCCAATATCGGCCTGAACGCCGTGAGCCAGCTGGCCGGCGAATACGCGCTGCCGGGCTTCCCGCAGGGGCTGGGCACAGGCCAGCTCTACCACAACAACCTGGCCGCCCCCCTACACATCCGGGCCGGCGAGCTGACCTTCGACCCGGCCGGCGCCTGGGAGCTGCCGCAGGCCGGCCAGCTGGACTAA
- a CDS encoding KGG domain-containing protein yields MQPAAPALPNSAAAKSATPAVAAEPTAKRPKGFASMDPETQRRIASEGGKASHLSGRGHRFTSEEARNAGRKGGQATRRPQPEI; encoded by the coding sequence ATGCAACCCGCCGCTCCTGCCCTGCCCAATTCTGCTGCTGCCAAATCCGCTACTCCTGCAGTGGCTGCCGAACCCACCGCCAAGCGCCCCAAAGGCTTCGCCTCCATGGACCCCGAAACCCAGCGCCGCATTGCCAGCGAAGGTGGCAAGGCCTCGCACCTGAGTGGCCGCGGCCACCGCTTCACCTCGGAAGAGGCCCGCAACGCCGGCCGCAAAGGCGGCCAGGCCACCCGCCGTCCGCAGCCGGAAATTTAA